In Nostoc sp. UHCC 0926, a single genomic region encodes these proteins:
- a CDS encoding fasciclin domain-containing protein, which translates to MANIIDTATNNGSFTTLVAAIQAAGLVDTLKGPGPFTVFAPTDEAFKKLPAGTVEALLKDTAKLKKILTYHVVSGKVLAADVAKLKTAKTVEGSDVKIDASNGVKINDAKVATADVAADNGVIHVIDTVLIPA; encoded by the coding sequence ATGGCCAACATAATTGACACTGCCACTAATAATGGTTCTTTCACGACACTAGTTGCAGCAATCCAAGCTGCTGGTCTGGTAGATACACTGAAAGGTCCTGGCCCATTCACCGTCTTCGCACCCACTGATGAAGCGTTTAAGAAGCTTCCAGCAGGTACAGTAGAAGCATTACTGAAAGATACCGCAAAGCTCAAGAAAATCTTGACCTATCATGTAGTCTCAGGCAAAGTACTGGCTGCTGATGTAGCTAAACTGAAGACAGCTAAAACAGTTGAAGGTTCAGACGTAAAAATTGACGCTTCTAATGGCGTTAAGATCAATGATGCAAAAGTTGCAACAGCAGATGTTGCTGCTGATAACGGTGTCATCCACGTCATTGATACAGTTTTGATTCCTGCATAA